ATTCTCCATAAAAACACTCCTTTCGTTAATTGCTATGATTCGCCCTTATCTTTCGCAATTAACACCCGTTTAATACAGACCAATGAAATTAATGTTTTATAAAAATTTTTTGTATTAAAAAGGGCTTTTATTAATATGTGCTAAAATTATTAATTTATTTTCGAAACGTTTTTATAAAATCAAAAAAGTCGATATCCTGATTGTTAAGGAATCGACTCTTCATTATTCTGCTTAACTGGAAGCATTCTTTTGTATATGAACACCAGCAATCCACCAATCGATCCCCACAAAATCCAATCGATTTTTCTTCCCATTCAACACATCTAGACCATGAGATGTTAACTCTAACTTAGCATTTGATGGAGAAAGTTTATAATTTGGCAAAGGAAGATCACTTGAAAGTAACGGATTCATTCCCTTCATTAATTCGTTTAAAATAGCAGCAAAATGCAAATCACTTAATCCGTCATTCACTCTTTTTTCAGTTACGATTTTAAATAACCCGTAGAATTGACATACTCCTTCGTTAATTAGTTGTAGAGATAAAAGTTCAACTTCATTTAGGCCCGTTTTTGAAGAAGGAAAATAACTTCCATGCTCTTTAAAAACTGGAAGTAGAAAAGGAAGAAAATGCTGTTCTGTTTGAATCCATTTTTCAATATCCTCTTTATTATTCGAGTTATACGCAATCCAACCTGAAACAGCCTCACGAATTTGTTCCTTTGTTATCTCTTTTTTATCATCTACTAGCGCCGTTAATTGTTGGGAAGTTAACTGACCCAATCCATGGAAAGGATAAATACCAGGGTATTGGTCAATACTTATCATTGATAGTTTTTCAAATTCCATTGAGGATAGTACTGTTAATAGATACATGAGCATCGTTTGGTCATACCGATCATGTTCAAACCAAAGAACAACCTCATCATTTGTCGATATATTTTTTAGAAGGGAATCTTGTTTTTCACAATTGGAAATAAAAAATGCTTCAGGAATACCTAGTCTTTCCTCGAAAAAAATCGCACGCTTTTGTATTTGCTCCTCTTTTGACCATTCTAAATTTAATGGACCAAAATCATACATTTCTCTCCACACAATAATTTCGCCATCTATTCCTTGAATCTTATTTCCTACTGCATCTCCATTTACAATATGTATCATGTACATCCACCTTCATTTCTATTCGTATTTTCAAGCCTTTCAACAACCCATTGCTTTCTAATTCTCCATTAATTAAACTTTTTCCTTTTTATCACTCTAAAATTTGAAACTAGCTCTGGAACAAATGGACTTATCCTTATTACGTTCCAAGATCAAATAAAAATGTGTTAAAATATGGTTATTAAAGGAGGAGGAGTATTTGAATAGCAATAAAATTGCAGTTATTACTGGAGCAAGTCGCTTAAAGGGAATAGGAGCCGCAATTTGTAGAGAACTTGCTGATGTGGGCTATGATATATTTTTTTCATACTGGACTAGTTATGACAAAGAAATGCCTTGGAACATAAATATAGAAGAACCTATCTTGTTAAAAGAAGAATTATCAAAAAAAGGTGTTGAAGTATCGAGTTTGGAACTAGATTTATCTAATCCAAATGCATCTCAGCAACTTATTAATGCTGTAATTGAAAAACTTGGCCCTCCCACAGTTTTAATTAATAATGCTGCATATTCAACTAATAATAACTTTGCTAGTTTAACACACGAAGAATTAGATAAGCATTATATGATCAATGTTCGTGCTACTACACTTTTAAGTATTGAATTTGCTAAGCAGTTCAGTAATTCACATGGTGGAAGAATTATTAACCTTACTTCTGGACAATTTCGGGGACCAATGCCTGGTGAATTAGCTTACGCAACCACAAAAGGAGCAGTAGATGCATTAACCCTAACTCTTTCAGCAGAACTAGCTCCACTTGGAATCACAGTAAATGCGGTGAATCCAGGTCCAACAGATACAGGTTGGATGAGCGAAAAAACAAAAAAAGAGCTCTTACCTTTGTTTCCTTTTGGTAGATTGGGAGACCCAGGGGATGTAGCTAGAATTATTAAGTTTTTAGTAAGTGAGGAGGCAGAATGGATAACTGGGCAAGTAATTAATTCAGAAGGCGGTTTTAAAAGGTAAATTTTTATATGTAAAAAAGCGTCTTTACCTATTGTAAAAACGCTCTTTTTCTTAAATTACTTCTTCTATACTTTTCTTTTTCAAAAAACCAAATTTAGTTTCAGAAATAATTATGGCACAAAGAATAAGAGTTGCACCTATAATCATTTTAAAAGTCATTACTTCACTTAAAATTATAATTGAAAATGCCATTCCCCAGAAGGATTCTGTTGATAAAATAATTGCTGCTTTTGTTTCCGAAAGGTATTTTTGAGCAACTGTTTGCATTAAAAAAGCGATCGTAGTTGAAAAAACGCCTAGATAAAGTAGATTGAACATTCCTTCTGTTTCCAAAGAAAAAGAAGATTCCCCTCTAAACAGAATAACAGTACATCCAACAATAGCTGCCACTATCATTTGAACAATCGTAAGAGCAACGGGATCCTCATTTTTTACAAACTTAGATGTATAAAATATGTGAAATGCAAAACAAATCGCACAACATATAGTTAGCATGTCCCCTACATTAATTTCAGAGGATAACTTAAGAGATAATACCGCTATACCAATTACGGCCAGAATAGCACCAATTAATTCGAACATATCGATTTTCCTCTTATAGAAGAAAAATCCGATAAAAGGTACAATTACAACGTTTACTGATGTTAAGAATGCATTTTTCGAAGGAGTCGTATATTGCAGCCCTACAGTTTGAAGAGCAAAACCAAGATATAGAATGATTCCTAATAACGTTCCTTTAATTATTATACTTTTATCTACTTTCTTCAGCTTTTTGTAAAACAAAATACTTAAAATAACAGCACCAATTACGAACCGCCCCGCTAAAATCTGATAGGGAGTATAGTATTCTAGCGATATGGCGGTCGAAACAAATCCACTTCCCCATATAATTGCTATAATAATCAACATTATTTCACCAATATATTTTTGCATGTAATTCACCAACCTTTTTTCAATATTCTTAGTATAACGTAATATCTTTTAAAAAAAGTGACTAATTTCTACAATATTCGCACAAGTAGAAGAAGCTGCTATCAACTATGAAGTATTACGCCAAAAATTTTTCCTAATTGGCCACATTTTTATTCATTCTTTACAAAAGTGCATAAAAAAAAGACCATTATTTTGGTCTTTTCATCAAAATCTTTATTTGAGTTTATAACCTTATAAAAACTTCTGTTCCATCTTTTGCTTTAACGTCGACTATATTAAGCCCTCTATGCCTTTTCAGTTCATTTACAATTTCTTTTAGTTCATTTTTGTTAAATTGTGGAATCATAAATGGTATTTCTTTTTCCTTCATACTTTCTTTCGTCCATTTGTTTATCATTTTATTCAACAATTGTGAAGAAAGTATAGTAATACAGATGTTTAACACAAGATAAGGAACTGGAATGGAGAGTCTTACTGCTTTTGATTTCACTTTTACGTTTAGCATATGGGTACTCTATTCAATCGTAACGGAAATTGTGTCGCCATTTGCAGATCTAACATCGACAATTTGTCCGTCTAATTCATTTTCAATTGCATCCAAAATTAAACTAATATCGATATCCTTTACAAATTTTTGCGATTGAGGAATACTCGAAGCAATATTGTGACCAGCTAATAATACAACTTTCACAAGCTTAATTGGCAAATTGACATTAACATTGTCATTTTCAGCAGAAACAACACGTACTTTCAACATTTTGTCTGTATAGGAAGATGACTTTGGTGCAGTAGTACTTCCAGATTCTCTAACTTTTAATACTTGGATAAGCTCAGATGCCTTTGCTGCATCCACTTTCCCTTCCTGTACCATATTTAATACTTTTTCAATTTCTGCATTCATCTCTAATTCCCCCTATTCATCTTTTAAAAGCTTAAGCGCTTCTTCCGAAGTTATTTCTCCGCTTTCTAACATTTCAATAACTTTTTTCTCGTCCACTTCGTTTTTCTTCTTTGTTTCGTATCCAAGGGAACTAACAACCTCATTAAGTTTTCCACGAACTGTTGGATATGAAATCCCCAATTCCTTTTCAACTTCCTTAATATTGCCTCGACATGTTAGAAATACTTCAACAAATCGAAGTTGTTCACTTGAAAGGGAAGCCAATTTGGATAATTCAAATTCATTTTCAATCGTTGTTTGACAATGAGAGCAATGCAGCTTCGTGATTTTTAATGTTTCACTACATACAGGGCAATGACTAATAACTGGATATCCCATATAACTGTTAATCCCTCCTTTCATTTGTATTCATCATATATCATCTTATTAATAAAATCAATATGCAAATTAATATTATTAATATTTTTATTTAAATTATTAAACATGATTAATACGTACGTAAATATAGCGGTATTTGTTATTACTTTGGAAATAAAACAAATGAAAAATCATCTTCTTTCTACAAAATATTTGTAATGAAAGATGCTTCACTTTAGATAATGAAATAATAGAAAAAAACAGCCCACGAATACCAAATGTTAATGGCTCTCGTGGACTGTTTCTAATTTAGATTATAAAACTAATCCATCTTTCATTGTAATGATATGATCCGCGTAAGGCAGCATCTCTTCGTCATGGGTTACCATTAACGTTGTAATGTTCAACGTTTTCGTCAACTCTCGAATCAATGTCATGACGTCTTTAGATCTTTTTGAGTCTAAACTTGCTGTTGGCTCATCCGCAAATAGCATTTTAGGCTTGTGGATGATTGCACGGGCAATTGCCACTCGCTGTTTTTCTCCTCCTGATAATGATGCAGGGTAAGCTTCTTTTCGATGATCCATATCTACCAATTTGAGTATTTTTTCAACTTCTTCTTTTTGTACGCGTTTGCTCGTCTTCGTTTCTGACACGTCTAGCATTAGCATTAGTTGTTCCTCTACTGTGAGGAAAGGTACGAGATGGGATGATTGAAAGACAAATCCAAACTCGCTTGCTCTGATTTTTCGAATCTGCTCTTGGTTCATGTTGGTCATATTTTTCCCTTGGAAGATTACTTTGCCATCTGATGCGCGTTGCAGTCCTGCGGCGATGGTAAGGATTGTACTTTTACCAGATCCAGATGCACCTACTAAGGCTGTTATTTCTCCTTCTTTAAGAGAAAGGTTAATACCTTTTAATACCTGTTCTTCCACTTCGCCATTTTTGAACGTTTTTGTTACTTCATCAATTGTAAAGATTGTCATATTACACCTCTCCTTGTTGGATAGCTTGCAGTGGTTCAACTTTTTTAATTTGAAGACCAGAAAGCGTTGCGCCAATAAATCCGATGATTAAGAATATGATCGATAATTGAATAGTTGTTCCGAGTGTTAAACTGAAAGGCATTCCTTCAGGCGCAATCGTCGCAAAACCTTGGCTTAACGCAACGGACAATACAAGTGCAATCACGGTGATGACAATCATTTGGTACCACATCATACCGAACAATCGGCTTGTTTTAACACCTAGAGCTTTCAAGATTCCGTATAACCCAATCTTTTGAACGTTCATCATGTAGAAGAATATTGCGAACAACATACCACTAATGACAACCAAAAACCAAACAATCATATTCAGTGACATCTGTTCAGCATTGTAACTTGGAATCGTATTAAGAAATTCTTTATTAGAAAATGATTGTAGGCCCGCTACATCTTGTACTTTCTCTGTACCTGGAATGAAAATCAATTGCATTTCATGTGTACGGTAAATTTCTTTATAGTCTTCCATATTGATGAAAGCAACAGGAGCATGACTATATTTTTGTTGATCGACAAATCCCGTTACTTTAAATTCGCCATTAAACTGATTGTTCGTTAAGATATCTCCGACTTTTATCCCATCA
The nucleotide sequence above comes from Psychrobacillus glaciei. Encoded proteins:
- a CDS encoding SDR family oxidoreductase codes for the protein MNSNKIAVITGASRLKGIGAAICRELADVGYDIFFSYWTSYDKEMPWNINIEEPILLKEELSKKGVEVSSLELDLSNPNASQQLINAVIEKLGPPTVLINNAAYSTNNNFASLTHEELDKHYMINVRATTLLSIEFAKQFSNSHGGRIINLTSGQFRGPMPGELAYATTKGAVDALTLTLSAELAPLGITVNAVNPGPTDTGWMSEKTKKELLPLFPFGRLGDPGDVARIIKFLVSEEAEWITGQVINSEGGFKR
- a CDS encoding DUF2089 domain-containing protein, which produces MGYPVISHCPVCSETLKITKLHCSHCQTTIENEFELSKLASLSSEQLRFVEVFLTCRGNIKEVEKELGISYPTVRGKLNEVVSSLGYETKKKNEVDEKKVIEMLESGEITSEEALKLLKDE
- a CDS encoding SHOCT-like domain-containing protein, with the translated sequence MNAEIEKVLNMVQEGKVDAAKASELIQVLKVRESGSTTAPKSSSYTDKMLKVRVVSAENDNVNVNLPIKLVKVVLLAGHNIASSIPQSQKFVKDIDISLILDAIENELDGQIVDVRSANGDTISVTIE
- a CDS encoding ABC transporter ATP-binding protein; protein product: MTIFTIDEVTKTFKNGEVEEQVLKGINLSLKEGEITALVGASGSGKSTILTIAAGLQRASDGKVIFQGKNMTNMNQEQIRKIRASEFGFVFQSSHLVPFLTVEEQLMLMLDVSETKTSKRVQKEEVEKILKLVDMDHRKEAYPASLSGGEKQRVAIARAIIHKPKMLFADEPTASLDSKRSKDVMTLIRELTKTLNITTLMVTHDEEMLPYADHIITMKDGLVL
- a CDS encoding DMT family transporter, with protein sequence MQKYIGEIMLIIIAIIWGSGFVSTAISLEYYTPYQILAGRFVIGAVILSILFYKKLKKVDKSIIIKGTLLGIILYLGFALQTVGLQYTTPSKNAFLTSVNVVIVPFIGFFFYKRKIDMFELIGAILAVIGIAVLSLKLSSEINVGDMLTICCAICFAFHIFYTSKFVKNEDPVALTIVQMIVAAIVGCTVILFRGESSFSLETEGMFNLLYLGVFSTTIAFLMQTVAQKYLSETKAAIILSTESFWGMAFSIIILSEVMTFKMIIGATLILCAIIISETKFGFLKKKSIEEVI
- a CDS encoding ABC transporter permease, translated to MNIAWKEMKKNKAKFTILGSIIFLVSFLTFIISGLSNGLSQDNAALIKDLPDGQFYMNADANETYNLSRIDVDAQTDILNKQKDAMAFSIQMGFVNDTEEKQHSVAFVTSTDSKLFESVGKGEVILDRSMEDDGIKVGDILTNNQFNGEFKVTGFVDQQKYSHAPVAFINMEDYKEIYRTHEMQLIFIPGTEKVQDVAGLQSFSNKEFLNTIPSYNAEQMSLNMIVWFLVVISGMLFAIFFYMMNVQKIGLYGILKALGVKTSRLFGMMWYQMIVITVIALVLSVALSQGFATIAPEGMPFSLTLGTTIQLSIIFLIIGFIGATLSGLQIKKVEPLQAIQQGEV
- a CDS encoding DUF1835 domain-containing protein, yielding MIHIVNGDAVGNKIQGIDGEIIVWREMYDFGPLNLEWSKEEQIQKRAIFFEERLGIPEAFFISNCEKQDSLLKNISTNDEVVLWFEHDRYDQTMLMYLLTVLSSMEFEKLSMISIDQYPGIYPFHGLGQLTSQQLTALVDDKKEITKEQIREAVSGWIAYNSNNKEDIEKWIQTEQHFLPFLLPVFKEHGSYFPSSKTGLNEVELLSLQLINEGVCQFYGLFKIVTEKRVNDGLSDLHFAAILNELMKGMNPLLSSDLPLPNYKLSPSNAKLELTSHGLDVLNGKKNRLDFVGIDWWIAGVHIQKNASS